A window of Nicotiana tabacum cultivar K326 chromosome 24, ASM71507v2, whole genome shotgun sequence contains these coding sequences:
- the LOC107804997 gene encoding F-box/LRR-repeat protein At1g67190 isoform X2 encodes MEHLPVEVIGNILSRLGAARDVVIASSTCRKWREAWRNHLYMLTFNSNDWPLYHELTRSRLEIIVTQTIFQTNGLQCLSILMDDVDEFSAAPVIAWLMYTRETLRELHYNVRTTPNINILEKCGRQRLEVLDLAHNTITGVEPSYQKFPCLRSLSLSYVSVSALDLSLFLTACPKVEVLSLVSLDIVMSDPQASMELSTNSLKDIYVEAISLDKIVLEADSLEKLQLKDCTLEVFELVSKGKLRLLKIDDVSVIHLDIGESAENLEIVDVSNFTIMWSKFHHMIAKSSKLRRLRLWGVVFDDDDEVVDIETISACFPQLSHLSLNYELKEAAVQYGLQGSFQLENVVVLELGWTVISDLFSQWVAGLLGRCPNLRKLVIHGVVSETKTHEECHTLAKFTSFIVRLMRKYLKIDVQFEYD; translated from the coding sequence ATGGAGCATCTTCCTGTTGAGGTCATTGGCAACATATTGTCCCGGCTAGGAGCTGCACGAGATGTTGTGATTGCATCTTCTACTTGCAGGAAATGGCGAGAGGCTTGGAGAAATCATCTTTACATGCTCACTTTTAATTCGAATGACTGGCCTCTTTATCATGAGCTCACACGGAGCAGACTAGAAATAATTGTAACCCAGACGATTTTCCAGACTAACGGACTGCAGTGTCTTTCAATTCTTATGGATGATGTGGATGAGTTTTCTGCTGCTCCGGTGATTGCTTGGCTAATGTATACGAGAGAAACCTTGCGTGAGTTACACTATAATGTCAGGACTACCCCTAACATTAATATACTCGAGAAATGTGGTCGTCAGAGATTGGAAGTATTAGATCTGGCACATAATACGATTACGGGTGTGGAACCTAGTTACCAAAAATTTCCTTGCTTGAGGTCTCTTTCGCTGAGCTATGTCAGTGTATCAGCGTTGGACCTCAGTCTTTTCCTCACAGCCTGCCCAAAAGTTGAGGTCTTGAGCCTCGTAAGTCTGGATATTGTTATGTCTGATCCGCAGGCCTCAATGGAGTTGAGTACTAACTCTTTGAAAGATATCTACGTTGAAGCCATTAGTTTGGATAAAATTGTTTTGGAGGCTGATAGCCTTGAGAAGTTGCAGTTAAAAGATTGTACGCTTGAAGTCTTTGAGCTTGTTAGCAAGGGGAAGTTAAGACTCCTTAAGATTGATGATGTTAGTGTCATCCATCTTGATATTGGTGAGAGTGCTGAGAATCTAGAGATTGTGGACGTCAGCAATTTCACAATCATGTGGTCCAAGTTCCATCATATGATAGCAAAATCATCGAAACTGAGAAGATTGAGATTATGGGGAGTTGTGTTTGATGACGATGATGAGGTTGTTGATATTGAGACTATTTCTGCTTGCTTTCCTCAATTAAGTCATCTCTCGTTAAACTATGAACTAAAAGAGGCAGCAGTTCAGTATGGGTTGCAAGGTTCTTTTCAATTGGAAAATGTGGTTGTATTGGAGCTTGGCTGGACGGTGATTAGCGACCTCTTCTCACAGTGGGTAGCAGGGCTATTGGGAAGGTGTCCTAATCTGAGGAAGTTGGTGATTCACGGGGTTGTTTCAGAAACCAAAACACATGAAGAATGCCATACATTAGCCAAATTCACATCCTTTATTGTAAGGCTAATGAGGAAGTATTTGAAGATAGATGTTCAGTTTGAATATGACTAG
- the LOC107804997 gene encoding F-box/LRR-repeat protein At1g67190 isoform X1, translated as MGLLPLPKKGMEHLPVEVIGNILSRLGAARDVVIASSTCRKWREAWRNHLYMLTFNSNDWPLYHELTRSRLEIIVTQTIFQTNGLQCLSILMDDVDEFSAAPVIAWLMYTRETLRELHYNVRTTPNINILEKCGRQRLEVLDLAHNTITGVEPSYQKFPCLRSLSLSYVSVSALDLSLFLTACPKVEVLSLVSLDIVMSDPQASMELSTNSLKDIYVEAISLDKIVLEADSLEKLQLKDCTLEVFELVSKGKLRLLKIDDVSVIHLDIGESAENLEIVDVSNFTIMWSKFHHMIAKSSKLRRLRLWGVVFDDDDEVVDIETISACFPQLSHLSLNYELKEAAVQYGLQGSFQLENVVVLELGWTVISDLFSQWVAGLLGRCPNLRKLVIHGVVSETKTHEECHTLAKFTSFIVRLMRKYLKIDVQFEYD; from the exons ATGGGATTGTTGCCTCTGCCCAAAAAG GGAATGGAGCATCTTCCTGTTGAGGTCATTGGCAACATATTGTCCCGGCTAGGAGCTGCACGAGATGTTGTGATTGCATCTTCTACTTGCAGGAAATGGCGAGAGGCTTGGAGAAATCATCTTTACATGCTCACTTTTAATTCGAATGACTGGCCTCTTTATCATGAGCTCACACGGAGCAGACTAGAAATAATTGTAACCCAGACGATTTTCCAGACTAACGGACTGCAGTGTCTTTCAATTCTTATGGATGATGTGGATGAGTTTTCTGCTGCTCCGGTGATTGCTTGGCTAATGTATACGAGAGAAACCTTGCGTGAGTTACACTATAATGTCAGGACTACCCCTAACATTAATATACTCGAGAAATGTGGTCGTCAGAGATTGGAAGTATTAGATCTGGCACATAATACGATTACGGGTGTGGAACCTAGTTACCAAAAATTTCCTTGCTTGAGGTCTCTTTCGCTGAGCTATGTCAGTGTATCAGCGTTGGACCTCAGTCTTTTCCTCACAGCCTGCCCAAAAGTTGAGGTCTTGAGCCTCGTAAGTCTGGATATTGTTATGTCTGATCCGCAGGCCTCAATGGAGTTGAGTACTAACTCTTTGAAAGATATCTACGTTGAAGCCATTAGTTTGGATAAAATTGTTTTGGAGGCTGATAGCCTTGAGAAGTTGCAGTTAAAAGATTGTACGCTTGAAGTCTTTGAGCTTGTTAGCAAGGGGAAGTTAAGACTCCTTAAGATTGATGATGTTAGTGTCATCCATCTTGATATTGGTGAGAGTGCTGAGAATCTAGAGATTGTGGACGTCAGCAATTTCACAATCATGTGGTCCAAGTTCCATCATATGATAGCAAAATCATCGAAACTGAGAAGATTGAGATTATGGGGAGTTGTGTTTGATGACGATGATGAGGTTGTTGATATTGAGACTATTTCTGCTTGCTTTCCTCAATTAAGTCATCTCTCGTTAAACTATGAACTAAAAGAGGCAGCAGTTCAGTATGGGTTGCAAGGTTCTTTTCAATTGGAAAATGTGGTTGTATTGGAGCTTGGCTGGACGGTGATTAGCGACCTCTTCTCACAGTGGGTAGCAGGGCTATTGGGAAGGTGTCCTAATCTGAGGAAGTTGGTGATTCACGGGGTTGTTTCAGAAACCAAAACACATGAAGAATGCCATACATTAGCCAAATTCACATCCTTTATTGTAAGGCTAATGAGGAAGTATTTGAAGATAGATGTTCAGTTTGAATATGACTAG